The genomic interval AGTTTATGATGCAAGGAAGATGGTTATTTGTGTACTTTATTTGATAATACATTTGTTAATTCTTCAATTAAATTCTAATTCTTTCAACATGCATACAAACTTAAAccatattattttcattatacCCTCTGTTtcacaatttaattgaatgGTGCCAGTAGTAACAGGTGCTGCACATGATGTTGATAGATTAGTGGTGATTGGTCATGTGGGAAAGATTTCCCATGGAAATGAAGATGGGTGAGATGGGACTGGTGAGTGGGAACAGAGCTAAACCTAAAGCTTGTTTTCTACACAACAAGTAAAGAGAGTTTGAAAAGGTGAAATGGCATGCTAAATGGTTTGGCTCTGGAAACAATGGCACCTATAGTTTTGCATGATTTGTTGATAATTTTTCCCCTGGCAGTACTGTGTAGCGTTTAGCCCGTTTCCAATCTTCTGCATCTAAAATTTCATGGCAAGAGTCAGCTCAAGTGGTCGGGTGGGTGGAGATGAAGATAAGATAAATGTTCTAAATTCAGAATCCAGAGCTTTTATTAAAGTAGAAGGATTTCGAAGTCCTATTTCAAAGATGCCATGGTCAATGAAAAGGATAAGATATGCCTTGCGGGCTTCTCTTCAGGCCTCTATCACAGCGGATTTCTCTCCAACCCACTGTTGGGACTTCTATAACTCTGCATTGAAACTACCGGAAAGAAATGCACTAATTATGAACACTGTGCTTGGAAAATGCAATCGTCAATTAGGGATGGGAAAATGGAGACCGGATGAGTTACAAGCGTCAGAAGTGAAATAGTATAGACGTGACACTTAAACTAAAAGCAGGCCCGTAGTTTCTTCGTAGTCCCATTATGTTCACACACTTGTATAGTCACTCTACTGTTTTTAACTTGTGAGAGTATTTATTTAGATCACTACTTTCACATCAGATAAGATAAAGAGTCAATTCACACCTCTGTTTgtcttttttccctttctttcaCACGTTAAAGATGATGTTTGAAAATTTGGTCTCGCCCTATAATTCCTCCACAGGGAAGAATAGCCTTGTGGAGCTCAGCACACAGTAGCTAGATAGGAGCAATTATATCTATAGCATGTTTGGTTAGAATGGgaatagaataattatttttaaaaaataaaataaaataaaataaataattattatgtagattaatttatgaaaatgaaatatgataaaaattattattattattattattattattattatttagtttgtaggaataattttaagaatgattaaaaaataataggtaaatgatacaaatattttttattaaaattaaaaaatttattttattaaaagataaaaatattctaaacaataaaattaaaataacttttactataattaaataatattttcatcaaaatacaaacatatttttattataatttaatactattttgtattaaaaaataattaaactttttattataattaaataatatttaatattaaaaaataaatatatttttcattaaatttaaataatactaaataatattttttattatatttattatattaaataatatttagatatttttatttctctttttttaaaaatgaagtaAATAATTGGGCCTTTTGTGCTTTAGAGAGAGGAGtgaggaagagaaagaaaaaaaaataaatttaatatttttttgtaaggtaattttttaaattgtaaaaaaatatatttatctaatcaatttctttttttattttcaacaatttGAAATAGCCATTATCAAGGAGACTTTGGTAATGACTATTCAGACTTTTCTTGGAATgattattttgaagaataactattctattgaACCAAATGCAACTTTATATCAATAATGAGAATAAAAGAGGAATGAGAATTTCATTCCTACCAACCAAGCATGCCCTAAGTTCATAAGTGAGAAATGGTCCACAAGCAAGCACCATACCCATCgtatttattttcaatgcTATAAGCTTAGACTAATTTATTACATGAATAGGGTCCGAAAAATCATCTATAGAATTACCAGCAAAGTCACTGTATGCATTTATAGCCTATTCAGAATTGGGACTCATCTAGTTTCTCCcatatcaaatttcatcctaACTTTAGCTCTACCTAAACCACTTATTGACTGCCTCCCTCCCCTTTACAGCAATGACACACCCAATGTCTCCCCCCCACCCCCCACCTCTCTTTAGTACCATCAGCTCCCTCTAATAACTCAACAAACAAATAACAAGTCTTTATATCCGCCTAGCCCAAATATAACAACTCCTATCTGCCTAACCCTAGCCTTCCATTCAGACTTTTTCCTATCCTACCTGTCTACAACTCAAAGACAAAACTCTTAAAATCATCTGCTATTTAACAAGGGTACAAAATAGACAAACTTCAGCGCAACACGATGAAGAAAAAAGCAATGTATTTAGGCAATACCTACCTTCAGGTTATTTCAATCCAGAATGAAGAATTAATATTGTAACATTCAAAGAAATGAATTCAATGCAAAGTACAAGAGAAATGGCAACAGTCATTACTTGGTATGAGGTTAAAGCTTTCGGTAATGAGATCTACACAATCAGTTGCCAAACTTTCAGAAATTgatttgaggttaattattcttttcaaGAACCATAAATGCAAAAAACCAATAATAACATAAATGATactgagaaaataaaaatcataacTGATAAAGGCTCGCTGGTCTTCACAACATCCATATCTGCACTGAAGATGTGCAGTGAATCGTTAACAGCCCATTACTGCACAATTGTAAACAAAAGCACCTGCTCGCTCCTTGACAGCAAGCACATCCCACTCTGGTCCATCCCTGTTTCCACGCTCTGGATCCCAAGAATGAAGAATGATTACTCCATCATCACGCCCTCCATGTCCTCCGGCTCCTATTACTAGTAAACTGTTACCACATGCTTTAAATGCCAGTCCCCAACCATTGGAAGAGTCAGCCCTAACAGGTAGTCTCTTCACAACATTCCATGAGTTATTAATCTTGTCATATTTCTTGACTTCATTTGTTGCTTGATCAGCAGCGTAAAGCTGATTATTTACAACTGCAACTAAAGGAGGTGAGCGCATAGCAGGATGAAATGCACCGCCATTATTACCATAATACATATTTTCTATCGTCCTCCATGACCTTGTCTCAATATTGTACTCTTCACCACAATTCAAACCATCTACATGACTTGACATGCCCCCAATGACATAAAATTTCCCATCCATAAAGAAACCAGAACACAGTTTCCGTGGGAAGTTCATATCTGGTAAGGTTTGCCAAGTACCCAGCTCAGAATTGTAGAGCTCAGCGGATTTTAATACATTGCCATACTTATCACTTCCCCCAGCTACAATGGCTATCTCCCCAAGGCTGCTGGAACCAAACAAACATCGAGGCAAATTCATTAGGGGGCATCTAGACCAATCATGGGTAATCAAACTATACATCCAAATAGCAAATCCTGACAACTCACGACCAAACACAAGTAATTCAGTCCCCACTGCCAGAGACTCCTTATCAGCATAATTAAAACACTCGTCACAAGGAATCCTAGGTAGTCTCATCCATTTCTCTGTCACAGGATCAAAAGCTTCCCAAGGCATCATGTTACAGGCTAAATAAACCCAGTGTTCAATTACGCCAAGCTGGCATCTcagtttatataaatatccACTGCCAATCAGTGACCTAAATCTTTTGTTTAAACAAGCCAGATTTGGGTAATCAGATCTGCTGCTCCGCGCCAGAATGTCCAGAGCCATGTCATCATTAAGTCCTGGTAGAAGACTGTTGTCAGATGCTTGTCCATCATGACTTTCTCCAGACCTTGCCACAATTAAAGGTTTCTTTCCATTTAGTCCTATATAGCCCAAAGTTAAAGCACGCACTTCCTTGTCCAGCAAACCTTGCCCCACACCTTTCATGTTAGTTTTATTAGCCAAGAGAATATAAGCCAATAGATGCCAATCATCTTGTGAAACTCTCAAGTCGTGATTGAAAGACATTGGAGGCTGCAATGAGACATGACCTTGCAAACCAGCCGTTACGGGTGATTCATATTCTGCCCCTTCTACATTCATCTTTGTCTCCTTAAGTGAATCTCTAAACACCATTTGTGAGAGAAGTGCAGTCCACAAAACTATTACCTgagaaagggaaaaataggattaaaaaataagtgaCAATACCAAAAAGCAAACGCACATAATATCATCAATGATAAGAAcacttcatc from Theobroma cacao cultivar B97-61/B2 chromosome 5, Criollo_cocoa_genome_V2, whole genome shotgun sequence carries:
- the LOC18599596 gene encoding F-box/kelch-repeat protein At5g60570; protein product: MVFRDSLKETKMNVEGAEYESPVTAGLQGHVSLQPPMSFNHDLRVSQDDWHLLAYILLANKTNMKGVGQGLLDKEVRALTLGYIGLNGKKPLIVARSGESHDGQASDNSLLPGLNDDMALDILARSSRSDYPNLACLNKRFRSLIGSGYLYKLRCQLGVIEHWVYLACNMMPWEAFDPVTEKWMRLPRIPCDECFNYADKESLAVGTELLVFGRELSGFAIWMYSLITHDWSRCPLMNLPRCLFGSSSLGEIAIVAGGSDKYGNVLKSAELYNSELGTWQTLPDMNFPRKLCSGFFMDGKFYVIGGMSSHVDGLNCGEEYNIETRSWRTIENMYYGNNGGAFHPAMRSPPLVAVVNNQLYAADQATNEVKKYDKINNSWNVVKRLPVRADSSNGWGLAFKACGNSLLVIGAGGHGGRDDGVIILHSWDPERGNRDGPEWDVLAVKERAGAFVYNCAVMGC